One segment of Cynocephalus volans isolate mCynVol1 chromosome 8, mCynVol1.pri, whole genome shotgun sequence DNA contains the following:
- the PGLYRP3 gene encoding peptidoglycan recognition protein 3, with amino-acid sequence MLWWLLVFSALGLQAWDAPTIVSRKEWGVRPLTCRAPLTLPVAYVIMDQLTGMECQEQNICSQVLRGLQSHSVHTEGWCDVAYNFLVGDDGRVYEGVGWNVQGLHSQGYNNVSLGIAFFGSKIGSSPSPAALSAAEGLISYAIQKGHLSPRYIQPLLLKEEICLDPQHPVMPRKACPNIITRSSWEARETHCPKMGLPAKYVIIIHTAGVTCNVSVDCLNEVREIQSLHMDIRNFCDIGYHFLVGQDGGVYEGLGWHIQGAHTYGYNDIALGIAFMGNFVEKPPNAESLEAAQDLIQCAVVEGYLTPNYLLVGHSDVANILSPGQALYNIIRTWPHFKP; translated from the exons ATGCTGTGGTGGCTTCTGGTCTTCTCTGCTCTGGGACTCCAGGCCTGGG ATGCTCCCACCATAGTCTCCCGCAAGGAGTGGGGGGTGAGACCCCTCACCTGCAGGGCCCCGCTGACCCTGCCTGTGGCCTACGTTATAATGGACCAGCTCACAGGGATGGAGTGTCAGGAGCAGAACATTTGCAGCCAGGTGCTGCGGGGCCTACAGTCCCATTCTGTCCACACCGAAGGCTGGTGCGACGTGGCATACAA CTTCTTGGTTGGGGATGATGGCAGAGTCTATGAAGGTGTTGGCTGGAACGTCCAAGGCTTGCACAGCCAGGGCTACAACAACGTGTCCCTGGGTATCGCCTTCTTTGGCAGTAAGATAG GCAGCAgtcccagccctgctgccttATCAGCTGCAGAGGGCCTAATCTCCTATGCCATCCAGAAGGGTCACCTGTCACCCCGATATATTCAGCCACTTCTCTTGAAAGAAGAAATCTGCCTGGACCCTCAACATCCAGTGATGCCCAGGAAAG CCTGCCCCAACATCATCACACGATCTTCTTGGGAAGCCAGAGAGACACACTGCCCTAAAATGGGCCTCCCAGCCAAATACGTCATTATCATCCACACCGCTGGGGTAACCTGCAATGTATCTGTGGACTGCCTGAATGAAGTCCGAGAAATACAGTCCCTTCACATGGACATACGGAACTTTTGTGACATCGGATATCA CTTCCTGGTGGGCCAGGATGGTGGCGTATATGAAGGACTCGGCTGGCATATCCAAGGCGCACACACCTATGGATACAATGATATTGCCCTAGGAATTGCCTTCATGGGCAACTTTGTAG AAAAGCCTCCGAATGCCGAGTCGCTGGAGGCAGCCCAGGACCTGATCCAGTGTGCTGTGGTCGAGGGCTACCTGACTCCCAACTACCTGCTGGTGGGCCACAGTGATGTGGCCAACATTCTGTCCCCTGGGCAGGCTTTGTACAACATCATCCGCACCTGGCCTCATTTCAAACCCTGA